A genomic window from Lineus longissimus chromosome 17, tnLinLong1.2, whole genome shotgun sequence includes:
- the LOC135501559 gene encoding metabotropic glutamate receptor 3-like — translation MEVITFLVFAFNWFGFSSSRIPDVSGYYPDISGGVEFEEGDVIISGLFDLHRYDERNACGSQVDISGTYRALAFKYAVDEINKRHDILPREKLGYVFLDCCKKGTTSLARSLYTVPDKRWTKSCPASKQNQSCLGGFDYFPIVGSIGPQSSLIARLTTSVLGLFNIPQISNYVTSDEFSSRDKYPYFLRTVPPDWFQVVAMKSLFEKFGWKYISAIYEDGFYGRAAIKNLDRALGEIGACFGINEMVDHATTTSQWNQIVDKIVDHEKAKVIVLFLYSKPTMTFIQALRRRNLQDEFIIIASDSISVLTSTPKYMDILPEGMMGVAISGKPVPDFNDYFKSFNTAAANKTFILRDFWEQVFNCSLSYDAPNICHPDLVFNDTDSFSSDPLVAVVIDSVNVMASGIENVIKDKCPRAMGRDIRSCMTGSDLMYKLRNISYKGHTGQIEFNEHGDLMGRYDILNIQRTGGKVKAELVAIYDIKTERLQLTSTEIRWPMNLNETPIPESLCSKPCLPGHQKIQRDVQCCWECRPCRENEFTVDNRSKCVPCTELYWPDQETVTTCIEIEPVVLEWGDVESIVVMALTAVGLVLTLVIFVLFTKYRDSKLIKAASIELMYMILWAIFWSLLMVFSFLSRPDDISCYANFFGFNVSFASSYAPLLVKARRIFAIFASGKKTTKAPPMISSQSQVVLCLLLILVQILICVTIALVDKPFPQKLMPVATIKMVELGCHASTLIILVPLSYNLILLIACAIYAFKSRGIPANFNETRFISFSVYTTLILWMALLPTYYTANNERFKTIYLTLAMIIHAYLIQMSLFLPKLYAVMYLKEDEILVQGIQGRSGSNSDNGPSIARMRTQSDATVQRYCLKNIPQS, via the exons ATGGAAGTCATTACGTTTCTAGTTTTTGCGTTCAACTGGTTCGGATTCAGTTCGAGTCGCATACCTGATGTGTCTGGGTACTACCCTGATATCTCAGGGGGTGTGGAGTTTGAAGAAGGAGACGTCATCATAAGTGGGCTCTTTGACTTGCACAGGTATGACGAAAGAAATGCCTGTGGGTCACAGGTGGATATCTCGGGAACCTATCGGGCGTTGGCGTTCAAATACGCtgttgatgaaatcaacaaacgACATGACATTCTCCCCAGAGAGAAATTGGGTTACGTGTTTCTAGACTGCTGTAAGAAGGGCACAACATCTTTGGCTCGCAGCCTCTACACAGTTCCAGACAAACGATGGACGAAATCGTGTCCGGCTAGTAAACAAAACCAGAGCTGCCTCGGTGGGTTTGACTACTTCCCAATCGTAGGCAGCATCGGCCCGCAGAGCAGTCTCATTGCCAGGCTAACCACATCAGTCCTTGGATTATTTAACATCCCCCAGATCAGCAATTACGTCACTAGTGATGAGTTCTCATCACGTGATAAGTACCCGTATTTCCTGCGGACAGTACCACCTGATTGGTTCCAAGTCGTAGCAATGAAAAGCCTGTTTGAGAAATTCGGTTGGAAGTACATATCTGCGATATACGAAGATGGGTTTTATGGACGAGCTGCCATCAAGAACCTAGATAGAGCGTTGGGGGAGATAGGCGCCTGTTTTGGGATTAATGAGATGGTGGACCACGCCACAACAACATCACAATGGAATCAAATCGTTGATAAAATCGTTGACCACGAAAAGGCCAAGGTCATTGTCTTGTTTCTGTACAGCAAACCGACAATGACCTTCATACAAGCTTTACGGAGGAGGAATCTGCAGGATGAGTTCATTATCATTGCATCTGATTCCATCTCGGTGCTAACCTCAACGCCCAAATATATGGACATCTTACCAGAAGGGATGATGGGGGTAGCCATTTCTGGAAAACCAGTTCCCGACTTCAATGACTACTTCAAGTCCTTTAACACAGCTGCGGCTAACAAAACATTCATACTGCGCGACTTCTGGGAGCAAGTCTTCAACTGTTCCTTGTCTTACGATGCACCAAATATCTGCCATCCTGATTTAGTTTTCAATGATACGGATAGCTTTTCCTCCGATCCTCTAGTAGCTGTTGTGATCGACTCAGTAAACGTGATGGCCAGTGGTATTGAGAATGTGATAAAGGATAAATGTCCACGGGCTATGGGACGGGATATCAGAAGTTGTATGACAGGGTCAGATTTGATGTATAAACTTCGGAATATCTCGTATAAGGGCCACACAGGTCAGATAGAATTCAATGAACACGGAGACCTGATGGGTCGTTACGATATCTTAAACATTCAGAGGACTGGTGGAAAGGTTAAAGCAGAGCTCGTAGCAATATATGACATTAAAACGGAAAGGTTGCAATTGACTAGTACAGAGATACGCTGGCCTATGAATTTGAATGAGACCCCGATACCGGAGTCACTATGCAGCAAGCCCTGCCTTCCAGGGCATCAGAAGATACAGCGGGATGTCCAATGCTGTTGGGAGTGTAGACCATGCAGGGAAAATGAATTCACAGTGGACAACCGCAGTAAATGTGTCCCTTGTACAGAATTGTACTGGCCCGACCAAGAGACCGTCACAACGTGTATAGAGATAGAACCCGTGGTGTTAGAATGGGGTGATGTCGAGAGCATCGTAGTAATGGCACTGACTGCAGTAGGGCTAGTGCTGACTCTAGTcatattcgttcttttcactaAGTACAGAGACTCCAAGTTGATCAAGGCGGCCAGTATTGAACTCATGTACATGATCCTGTGGGCAATCTTCTGGTCCCTGCTCATGGTCTTTTCATTCCTCAGTCGTCCCGATGATATCTCGTGCTATGCAAACTTCTTCGGCTTCAATGTGAGCTTCGCCTCTTCTTACGCTCCATTACTGGTGAAAGCGAGGAGAATCTTCGCCATCTTTGCCTCAGGAAAGAAGACTACGAAAGCGCCCCCTATGATCAGCTCGCAGAGTCAGGTTGTCTTGTGTCTTCTTTTAATACTAGTACAG ATTCTAATCTGCGTGACCATTGCCCTGGTCGACAAGCCATTCCCTCAGAAACTCATGCCAGTGGCGACAATCAAGATGGTGGAACTGGGCTGCCACGCTTCGACTTTGATCATCCTCGTCCCCCTTAGCTATAACCTCATCCTGTTGATAGCCTGTGCCATCTATGCCTTCAAAAGCAGAGGAATTCCTGCAAACTTCAACGAGACCCGTTTCATCAGCTTCAGTGTTTACACGACGTTGATTCTGTGGATGGCGCTGCTTCCAACATACTACACAGCTAACAATGAACGATTCAAAACAATCTATTTGACCCTGGCGATGATAATACATGCCTATCTTATACAAATGTCTTTATTTTTACCTAAGTTGTATGCAGTGATGTATCTGAAAGAGGACGAGATACTTGTTCAAGGAATACAGGGCAGAAGTGGCAGCAACTCGGACAATGGGCCTTCCATTGCAAGGATGCGTACGCAGAGTGATGCAACTGTGCAGAGATACTGCCTCAAAAACATTCCACAAAGTTAA